TCTTGCTGTTCGCCTCGACGGCGGAGCGGAGGTCGCTCCGGGGCTCGGGCGTCGACTTCTCGTCGGACACGGTGGTCGCCTTTCGTGATGGTGTTCGCAGGTTGCGGGAGCGCCCATTGAACGCAGCTCGGCGAGCGGGCGGCAAACCGATCTCGTCACATTCGCCGAGGACGCGTCACGCTCTGTGATGAGCTGTCGCATGACGCCATATGGCGTAAAGAAATGGGCCGGCCGAGCCCCGCTCACCATCGTTGACACGACCGACCTGTCGCCCCCAGAGTGGCGTGATGGACCTCGAGATGGTCGACGTCGACCTTCGCTCCGCAACCCGATCCCTTCCCCGCACCGACCCGTCGAAGGCGGGGATGCGACGCGCCGCGGCCGTCGCGTTGAAGGTCATGCCCGTGCCCCGCGCCCGCGGCGTACGCGTGCGCACCTCACGCGAGGGCGGCGCCCGCGTGCGCGTCTACCGCCCACCCGTGCAGCGCACGGATGCCGCCCTCCTCTGGGTGCACGGCGGCGGCCTCGTGATCGGCCACCCCCGCCAGGACGAGCGCCTCGCGAGCGGCACGGCCGCCGCTCTCGGCATGACGGTCGTGTCGGCGCACTACCGGCTCGCGCCCGAGCATCCGTTCCCCGCGGCGCTCGACGACATCCGCGCCGCGTGGGACTGGGTGCAGCGCCACGCCGCCGAGCTCGGTGTCGACCCGGCGCGCATCGTGATCGGCGGGGAGAGCGCGGGCGGCGGGCTCGCCGCGAGCGTCGTGCAGCTGCTCCATGACGCGGGCGAGCGGCCCCTCGGCCAGTGGCTCTTCTGCCCCATGCTCGACGACCGCACCGCCGCGCGCACCGAGCTCGACGCGATCGACCACCTCGTGTGGAACAACGTCGCCAACCGCTTCGGATGGACCTCCTACCTCGGCCAGGCGCCCGGCGCATCCGTCGTGCCGCCCTACGCGGTCGCCGCCCGCCGCACCGAGCTCACCGGCCTTCCGCCCGCCTGGATCTGCGTCGGCGACATCGAGCTCTTCCACGACGAAGACGTCGACTACGCCCGCCGACTCGAGCAGGCCGGCGTACCCGTCACGCTCGACGTCACCGCGGGCACCCCGCACGGCTTCGAGAACTGGGCGGCCGACACCGCACCCGCGCGGATGCTCGTCACGCGCGCGCAGGCGTGGCTCGGCGAGCTCGCGGGCGTCGAGCCGGGGGTGTAGCGGCGGGGATCGGAGGACGTCGCCGGGCAGAGGCCATCAGCTCGTCGGGTTTCGATACGCGCCTTCGGCGCTACTCAACCAGCGGGGTAGCCATGTGCGGTGACGTGGCGGCGCGGCAGAGTCAGGCCACGGAGACGAGGGCGGAGAGCGGATGCGCGGGCGCGAGCCGCGCGAGCGCCGCGGCCCCGTCGAGCCCCGAGCCGTGCGGCGCCTCGAAACGCGCCGTCGGGTGAACCGCGAGCACGGCCTCCTCGAACGCCGCGCGGACGTGCTCACCCCGCAGCACCCCGCCGATCCCGCTCACGAGCGGCGACACCTCGGCACCCGCGCGCCGCAGCGCCGTGACCGCCGACAGGGCGAGCTCCTCCCCCGCCTCCCGGCAGATACGTGCCGCCACGGCATCCGTCGAGGCCCTCGCCGCGACCGCCTCCGCGAACCACGCGACGACGCTCACCTTCGCGGGGTCGGACTGCAGCTGCACGTAGGCGTCCTCGAGCTCATGCCACCGCGCGCGCACCACCTCGGTGAGCGAGGTCGCAGGCCCCCGACCGTCGTGCGCGCGCATGACGGCGTCGAGCGCCTGCCGCCCGACCCAGAACCCGCTGCCCGCGTCGCCCATGAGGTAGCCCCACCCGTCGACGCGCGCGACACCCGCGGGGCCGACGGCGAGGATGATCGAGCCCGTGCCGCTCGCGACGACGACGCCCGGCAGCTCGCCGAGCGTGCCGAGGTACGAGGTGATGGAGTCGTGCGCGAGCAGAACACGCGCGTCCCACGGGAGCAGCGAACGCAGCTCGCCAGCGTCATGCTCGACGCTCGTGAGCCCCGAGACGCCGAGGGCGACCACATCGATACGCACAGAACCGGCGACCTGACGTGCGGCATCCGCGAGCTGCGGCAGCAGCGGCTGGTCGGTGCGCACCCCCGGGAGCACGCGCTCGACCGGCTCGGCGCCGGGACGCTCGAGACGCAACTTGATGCCCGTCTGCCC
The Protaetiibacter sp. SSC-01 genome window above contains:
- a CDS encoding alpha/beta hydrolase gives rise to the protein MDLEMVDVDLRSATRSLPRTDPSKAGMRRAAAVALKVMPVPRARGVRVRTSREGGARVRVYRPPVQRTDAALLWVHGGGLVIGHPRQDERLASGTAAALGMTVVSAHYRLAPEHPFPAALDDIRAAWDWVQRHAAELGVDPARIVIGGESAGGGLAASVVQLLHDAGERPLGQWLFCPMLDDRTAARTELDAIDHLVWNNVANRFGWTSYLGQAPGASVVPPYAVAARRTELTGLPPAWICVGDIELFHDEDVDYARRLEQAGVPVTLDVTAGTPHGFENWAADTAPARMLVTRAQAWLGELAGVEPGV
- a CDS encoding N-acetylglucosamine kinase, coding for MDEVLLAVDAGQTGIKLRLERPGAEPVERVLPGVRTDQPLLPQLADAARQVAGSVRIDVVALGVSGLTSVEHDAGELRSLLPWDARVLLAHDSITSYLGTLGELPGVVVASGTGSIILAVGPAGVARVDGWGYLMGDAGSGFWVGRQALDAVMRAHDGRGPATSLTEVVRARWHELEDAYVQLQSDPAKVSVVAWFAEAVAARASTDAVAARICREAGEELALSAVTALRRAGAEVSPLVSGIGGVLRGEHVRAAFEEAVLAVHPTARFEAPHGSGLDGAAALARLAPAHPLSALVSVA